One Chryseobacterium indoltheticum DNA segment encodes these proteins:
- a CDS encoding phenylacetate--CoA ligase family protein: MEFDVEYLSLNELRALQSERLKNLVVYLEEKSDFYTRKFDELGISTEEIRTIEDITKLPITYKQDLRDNYPFGLFTVPKDELQRIHCSSGTTGKPTVVGYTKEDVDLFSEVVARSLNAAGAKPGMQLHNAYGYGIFTGGLGLHYGAEKLGMSVLPISGGMTTRQVDLIIDFKPEVICCSPSYALTIADEFAKRGISADEISLKYAVLGSEPWTEIIRHHIEERLGVHATNIYGLSEIIGPGVSMEDFEEKGGSYIWEDHFYPEILDPITKQPVPFGEEGVLVITTLTKKAMPLLRYWTNDITSLYYEENSKRTMVKMKPILGRADDMLIVRGVNVYPSQIEEAFSHVEGVVPNYYLTPIEKEQMCVALDIDLEIDDEFVKAKQIEINTDDYAIFVGNFGKSIENEIKKRVGITTKVKIHAQDSLPKCEGGKINRILKTK, encoded by the coding sequence ATGGAGTTTGATGTTGAATATCTAAGTCTTAATGAATTGAGAGCTCTTCAGTCCGAGAGATTGAAGAATTTGGTTGTATATCTTGAAGAGAAATCAGATTTTTATACAAGAAAATTTGATGAATTAGGAATATCAACTGAGGAAATAAGGACAATTGAAGATATTACAAAGCTTCCGATTACTTACAAACAGGATTTAAGAGACAATTATCCGTTCGGATTATTTACTGTTCCGAAAGATGAATTACAAAGAATTCATTGTTCAAGCGGAACAACAGGAAAACCGACGGTTGTAGGATATACAAAAGAAGATGTTGATTTATTCAGTGAAGTGGTAGCAAGATCGTTGAATGCAGCCGGAGCAAAACCGGGAATGCAGTTACACAACGCCTATGGATATGGAATTTTCACTGGCGGACTTGGACTTCATTACGGAGCAGAAAAATTAGGGATGAGCGTTCTTCCAATTTCAGGAGGAATGACAACGAGACAGGTTGATTTAATTATAGATTTTAAACCTGAAGTTATTTGTTGTTCGCCGTCTTACGCTTTAACAATCGCTGATGAATTTGCGAAAAGAGGGATCTCAGCAGACGAAATCAGTTTAAAATATGCCGTTTTAGGTTCAGAACCGTGGACGGAGATTATCAGACATCATATTGAAGAAAGATTAGGCGTTCATGCAACCAATATTTATGGTTTAAGCGAAATTATCGGACCCGGAGTTTCGATGGAAGATTTTGAAGAGAAAGGAGGTTCTTACATTTGGGAAGATCATTTTTATCCTGAAATTTTAGATCCGATCACAAAACAGCCGGTTCCTTTCGGGGAAGAAGGAGTTTTAGTAATCACAACTTTAACTAAAAAAGCAATGCCACTTTTACGATATTGGACGAATGATATCACGAGTCTTTATTATGAAGAAAACTCAAAAAGAACCATGGTTAAAATGAAACCAATTCTTGGAAGAGCTGATGATATGTTGATTGTAAGAGGCGTAAATGTATATCCAAGTCAGATTGAAGAAGCATTTTCTCATGTAGAAGGTGTGGTTCCGAATTATTATTTAACACCGATTGAGAAAGAGCAAATGTGTGTTGCCCTTGATATAGATTTGGAAATTGATGATGAATTTGTGAAAGCCAAACAAATTGAAATTAATACCGATGATTATGCTATTTTTGTCGGAAACTTTGGAAAAAGTATAGAAAACGAAATAAAAAAACGAGTAGGAATCACCACGAAAGTGAAAATTCATGCTCAAGACAGTTTGCCTAAGTGCGAAGGTGGAAAAATTAATAGAATACTAAAAACAAAATGA